One genomic segment of Helicobacter enhydrae includes these proteins:
- the tenA gene encoding thiaminase II translates to MLFERLLNDNAEIWEDYIHHPFVKQLGNQSLKQENFLFYIKQDYLYLIQYAKCAARLAINARNIQEMQFAFYIAQSIIEGETTVHKSILTSHKLDLRTLGTQDESLTNIAYSRYLLSIGESGDFLDLLIALSSCAIGYAVVGRELFSSLQNLDGHIYKDWILSYASEDFQNFAREYEDLVNAFTPEVTPERFQRLSEIFGIATKLEKAFWQHALELRMD, encoded by the coding sequence ATGTTATTTGAAAGACTATTAAACGATAATGCAGAAATTTGGGAGGATTATATCCATCATCCTTTTGTGAAGCAACTTGGCAATCAAAGCTTGAAGCAAGAGAATTTTTTGTTCTATATCAAGCAAGATTATCTCTATCTTATCCAGTATGCAAAATGTGCGGCACGCCTTGCGATTAATGCAAGAAATATCCAAGAAATGCAATTTGCTTTTTATATTGCTCAATCTATTATTGAGGGCGAAACAACGGTGCATAAAAGCATCTTAACAAGCCACAAGTTAGATTTGAGAACTTTAGGCACTCAAGATGAAAGCCTTACTAATATTGCGTATTCAAGATATTTGCTAAGTATTGGCGAGAGTGGAGATTTTTTGGATTTGCTCATAGCTCTTAGCTCTTGTGCGATAGGCTATGCGGTTGTTGGCAGAGAATTATTCTCAAGTTTGCAGAATCTAGATGGGCATATTTATAAGGATTGGATTTTGTCCTATGCTTCAGAGGATTTTCAAAACTTTGCAAGGGAATATGAAGATTTGGTGAATGCTTTCACACCAGAAGTCACGCCAGAGAGATTCCAAAGATTGAGTGAAATTTTTGGCATTGCTACAAAATTAGAAAAGGCTTTTTGGCAACATGCCTTAGAGCTTAGGATG
- the thiM gene encoding hydroxyethylthiazole kinase: protein MIDRIRTRNPLVHHLTNSVTINDCANVTLAMGGSPMMSDFLEEQEDFANIGDALVLNTGTLNKNQIAIMQEALKQYHQLKKPIILDPVALGVSKSRDMLNFLLLDSEGIGIIKGNASEIAKVIGLEGKSRGTDSLEVVSETFLVKAQQYCHQTKRILAVTGKIDWVISKNKIAKIENGSPLATKITGAGCMCASLCGVFAGGNEDLFESAIYALVSFGIASELSAVRSALLGDFRTHLLNILSVFDNTLFEQYQRYVIL from the coding sequence ATGATTGATAGGATTAGAACACGCAATCCTTTGGTGCATCATCTCACTAATTCTGTAACAATCAATGATTGTGCAAATGTAACTTTGGCTATGGGGGGAAGTCCTATGATGTCTGATTTTTTGGAGGAGCAAGAGGATTTTGCAAACATAGGTGATGCATTGGTTTTAAACACTGGCACACTCAATAAGAATCAAATTGCAATAATGCAAGAAGCGCTTAAGCAATATCATCAACTCAAAAAACCCATCATTTTAGATCCTGTTGCATTAGGCGTTTCAAAATCAAGAGATATGCTTAATTTCTTGCTTTTGGATTCAGAGGGTATAGGCATCATCAAAGGCAATGCTTCAGAGATTGCAAAGGTGATAGGGCTTGAGGGAAAAAGTCGTGGCACAGATAGCTTGGAAGTTGTGAGTGAAACATTTTTGGTCAAAGCACAGCAATATTGCCATCAAACAAAGCGAATCTTAGCTGTAACAGGAAAAATCGATTGGGTGATTTCAAAAAACAAGATTGCCAAAATCGAAAATGGCTCTCCTCTTGCTACCAAAATCACCGGTGCAGGTTGTATGTGTGCCTCACTTTGTGGTGTTTTTGCAGGTGGCAATGAGGATTTGTTTGAAAGTGCGATTTATGCGTTAGTAAGCTTTGGGATTGCAAGTGAATTGAGTGCTGTGCGCTCTGCCTTGTTAGGGGACTTTAGGACACATTTGCTTAATATCTTAAGTGTGTTTGATAATACCCTTTTTGAGCAGTATCAACGCTATGTCATCTTATAA
- the thiD gene encoding bifunctional hydroxymethylpyrimidine kinase/phosphomethylpyrimidine kinase: MLNQSINIPILTIAGSDCSGGAGIQADLKTFSAYHLFGMSIILSVVAENTKRVISCAHLPSSSVDEQFQAVFEDIPPKAVKIGMVGTCELMECLKNNLEQFKPQNIVLDPVMFAKNGFALMPTEHCAFLQKTLVPYADVLTPNIPEAEFLCGFTITDEATRKDACRALCDLGAKSVLLKGGHLKESADDLFFDGLEFHLLEAKRIATKNTHGTGCTLSSAIASNLALGKNLLESIKEAKEYVYGAILHSLNLGSGCGPLNHFYRRAL, translated from the coding sequence ATGTTAAATCAAAGTATAAACATCCCCATTCTTACGATTGCAGGTAGTGATTGCAGTGGTGGAGCTGGTATTCAAGCAGATTTGAAAACCTTTAGTGCTTATCATCTCTTTGGAATGAGCATAATTTTGAGCGTGGTGGCTGAAAATACAAAAAGGGTGATTAGTTGTGCGCATCTGCCTTCTAGTAGCGTAGATGAACAATTTCAAGCTGTTTTTGAAGACATTCCACCTAAAGCTGTCAAAATTGGTATGGTTGGCACCTGTGAGTTAATGGAATGCCTCAAGAATAATCTAGAACAATTCAAGCCTCAAAATATTGTTTTAGATCCTGTGATGTTTGCAAAAAATGGTTTTGCCCTAATGCCTACAGAGCATTGTGCATTCTTGCAAAAAACACTTGTGCCTTATGCTGATGTCCTTACCCCAAATATTCCTGAAGCTGAGTTTCTTTGTGGATTTACAATCACAGATGAGGCAACACGCAAAGATGCTTGCAGAGCTCTTTGTGATTTGGGGGCAAAGAGTGTTTTACTCAAAGGTGGTCATTTAAAAGAAAGTGCTGATGATTTGTTTTTTGATGGATTAGAATTTCATCTTTTAGAAGCAAAACGCATTGCGACAAAAAACACGCATGGCACAGGTTGCACACTAAGTTCAGCAATTGCAAGCAATCTTGCTTTGGGTAAAAATTTGCTAGAGAGTATCAAGGAGGCTAAAGAATATGTATATGGTGCAATTTTGCATTCTTTGAATCTTGGTAGTGGCTGTGGTCCTCTTAATCATTTCTATAGGAGGGCTTTATGA
- the thiE gene encoding thiamine phosphate synthase has product MMNPYEIYLVATKGTKNESVFLDIIESALQGGVDLVQLREKDLSANAFYHLALKVQEITKYYQKPLLINDRLDIALAIDADGVHLGQEDLPIAKAREILGEDKILGLSVHNLAELALVRQVDYIGVGAIFPTQSKADAQIVDIATLHQITLHSPVPVVAIGGINQHNIKQLSGIKLNGIAVVSAIMESQHPKESTEALKIAVQEITATD; this is encoded by the coding sequence ATGATGAATCCCTACGAAATCTATCTTGTCGCCACAAAAGGCACAAAAAATGAGAGTGTGTTTTTGGACATTATAGAATCTGCGTTGCAAGGTGGCGTGGATCTTGTGCAATTACGAGAGAAAGATTTGAGTGCAAATGCGTTTTATCACTTGGCTTTGAAGGTGCAAGAGATCACAAAATATTATCAAAAACCTTTGCTTATCAATGATAGACTGGATATTGCTTTGGCAATTGATGCGGATGGGGTGCATCTCGGGCAGGAGGATTTGCCTATCGCTAAGGCAAGAGAGATATTAGGCGAAGATAAGATTTTGGGCTTAAGCGTGCATAATCTAGCAGAACTAGCCCTTGTGCGACAAGTGGATTATATCGGCGTGGGAGCGATTTTCCCCACACAAAGCAAGGCAGATGCACAGATTGTAGATATTGCCACATTGCATCAAATCACTCTGCATTCCCCTGTGCCTGTAGTTGCTATCGGGGGTATCAATCAGCATAATATCAAGCAACTTAGTGGAATCAAGCTAAATGGGATCGCCGTAGTGAGTGCCATTATGGAATCTCAACATCCCAAAGAAAGCACAGAGGCTCTAAAAATCGCAGTCCAAGAAATCACTGCGACGGATTGA
- a CDS encoding low molecular weight protein-tyrosine-phosphatase, producing the protein MILFVCLGNICRSPMAEFVMKDLIRKRNLDIEVMSAGLIRDHNGEDMHIKTREKLESKGIAPKGFQSKILTQDLCAKATLIVAMDKSNYREIASKFQKYQNKLSMLTDYIPNLGYEEVPDPWYSGDFDETYNLVLQGSLAILEKHSSFGQ; encoded by the coding sequence ATGATATTGTTTGTTTGTTTGGGAAATATATGCCGTTCGCCAATGGCGGAATTTGTGATGAAAGATTTGATCCGAAAAAGAAATTTGGATATTGAAGTGATGAGTGCTGGGCTAATTAGAGATCATAATGGCGAAGACATGCACATCAAAACAAGAGAGAAACTAGAATCCAAAGGCATTGCCCCCAAAGGGTTTCAAAGCAAGATTTTGACTCAAGATTTGTGTGCAAAAGCCACGCTTATTGTCGCTATGGATAAGAGCAACTATAGAGAGATTGCCTCTAAGTTTCAAAAATACCAAAATAAGCTTTCAATGCTTACAGATTACATCCCCAATCTAGGCTATGAAGAAGTGCCTGATCCTTGGTATTCTGGGGATTTTGATGAAACTTACAATCTCGTATTGCAAGGTAGTTTGGCGATACTTGAAAAACACTCTAGCTTTGGGCAATAG
- a CDS encoding ankyrin repeat domain-containing protein — protein sequence MQQKLTLEEQDKLEELCASAFDFARQNDKESLEILLNAGLNVNLANHKGNTLLMLAAYNNSFEVTKMLLERGAEVDKRNDRNQTPLAGVCFKGYYDIAKLLVEYGADVDADNGMGLTPLNCAIMFRRTEILELLRQHSKQSLSFFQKIGLWFFKKIKK from the coding sequence ATGCAACAAAAACTAACTCTAGAAGAACAAGACAAGCTTGAAGAACTCTGTGCCTCTGCTTTTGATTTTGCACGACAAAATGACAAGGAATCCTTAGAAATCTTATTGAATGCGGGATTAAATGTCAATCTTGCAAATCACAAGGGCAATACCCTTTTAATGCTTGCAGCATATAACAATAGCTTTGAAGTAACAAAAATGCTTCTTGAGCGTGGGGCTGAAGTGGATAAAAGAAATGATAGGAATCAAACGCCTTTAGCAGGAGTTTGTTTCAAGGGCTATTATGACATAGCAAAATTGCTTGTGGAATATGGGGCAGATGTCGATGCAGACAATGGTATGGGACTTACGCCTCTTAATTGTGCGATTATGTTTAGACGCACTGAGATTCTAGAATTACTCCGTCAGCATTCCAAACAATCTCTAAGCTTTTTTCAAAAAATTGGGCTATGGTTTTTCAAAAAAATCAAAAAATGA
- a CDS encoding catalase — protein sequence MKKMTTVAGAPVGDNQNSITTGKRGPILLQDTWLIEKLAHFDRERIPERVVHAKGSGAYGTLTITNDITQYTKAKIFSKVGKKTEMFLRFSTVAGERGAADAERDVRGFAMKFYTEDGNWDLVGNNTPVFFVRDPLKFPDFIHTQKRDPKTNMRSNTMAWDFWSLHPESLHQVTILMSDRGIPRSYREMNGYGSHTYSFINSKGERFWVKFHFKTRQGIHTLTNREAEAIVAVDRESHQKDLFENIEKGNFPKWDLKIQVMPEADADKYKHNPFDLTKVWNHKDYPLIDVGVLELNRNPENYFAEVEQAAFTPANVVPGIGYSPDKMLQGRLFSYGDTHRYRLGVNHHQIPVNAPKGVDSVDNTHRDGFMQQGRYGGARNYNPSYYNDYAEDASALEPPLHLKEAVANRYNHRDDDEDYYKQPGDLYRLMSDEQKEALCQNIKEAMAGVPVEIQKRQVEHFTKADPNYGARVKELLGI from the coding sequence ATGAAAAAGATGACAACAGTCGCAGGAGCACCTGTAGGTGATAATCAAAATTCTATAACCACAGGAAAAAGAGGACCTATACTCTTACAAGATACTTGGTTGATAGAGAAATTAGCACATTTTGACAGAGAGAGGATTCCAGAGAGAGTAGTGCATGCTAAAGGAAGCGGTGCTTATGGAACTCTAACAATTACAAACGACATTACACAATACACAAAAGCAAAGATATTTTCTAAAGTTGGCAAAAAAACAGAGATGTTTTTGAGATTCTCTACCGTTGCAGGTGAGAGAGGAGCGGCTGATGCAGAAAGAGATGTTCGAGGATTTGCGATGAAATTCTACACAGAAGATGGGAATTGGGATCTTGTAGGTAACAACACCCCTGTGTTTTTCGTGCGTGATCCATTGAAGTTTCCAGATTTTATCCACACTCAAAAGCGTGATCCCAAAACTAATATGCGTTCAAACACTATGGCTTGGGATTTTTGGAGCTTACATCCAGAGAGCTTACATCAAGTTACAATTCTTATGAGTGATCGTGGAATCCCAAGAAGCTATCGTGAAATGAATGGCTATGGAAGCCACACTTATAGTTTCATCAATAGCAAGGGAGAGAGATTTTGGGTGAAATTCCATTTCAAAACCAGACAAGGTATCCACACTCTTACTAATAGAGAGGCTGAGGCTATTGTAGCTGTAGATCGCGAAAGCCACCAAAAAGATTTGTTTGAAAATATAGAAAAAGGGAATTTTCCTAAATGGGATCTTAAAATCCAAGTAATGCCAGAGGCTGATGCAGACAAGTATAAGCATAATCCTTTTGATCTTACAAAAGTATGGAATCACAAAGATTATCCTCTCATTGATGTAGGCGTATTAGAACTCAATAGAAATCCAGAGAATTATTTTGCCGAAGTAGAACAAGCCGCTTTCACTCCGGCAAATGTTGTGCCAGGCATTGGATATAGCCCAGACAAAATGCTACAAGGAAGATTGTTTAGCTATGGAGATACACATCGCTATCGCTTAGGTGTCAATCATCATCAGATTCCAGTCAATGCTCCAAAGGGCGTAGATTCTGTGGATAACACACATAGAGATGGCTTTATGCAACAAGGAAGATATGGTGGTGCGAGAAATTACAATCCTAGCTATTACAATGACTATGCAGAAGATGCTAGTGCATTAGAGCCACCATTACATCTCAAAGAAGCTGTGGCTAATCGCTACAATCACAGAGATGATGATGAGGATTACTACAAGCAACCCGGCGATCTTTATAGATTGATGTCTGATGAACAAAAAGAGGCTCTTTGCCAAAATATCAAAGAGGCAATGGCAGGCGTGCCAGTTGAGATTCAAAAAAGACAAGTAGAGCATTTTACAAAAGCAGATCCAAATTATGGTGCAAGAGTAAAAGAACTTTTAGGAATCTAG
- a CDS encoding autotransporter outer membrane beta-barrel domain-containing protein, with translation MLPLRNHNQTSTTQVLQKTSLALVLALSTSLGAESHTFENGITASNFTTQTSGKTEIIFGENASFSEYPTGGQISINNTITTIKNLDISNLGKSIPSGTDYPYLSFQNSTQTNATIHNYGGTGTHAGRDSSWVLRVYQNKTNLTVYNHSNAVWKETIGGSGNETTGNLTVFNGKNATMDFSSGYGITGGEKAQLAINNEGKIIGSTQTVNGYTITVKGSTNNALTNKGSINGIILAGDDNKTDDTSAKLTITNSGSIISNRTDKAGGAIEVTGTATIINEKGGVITGGILGANFFQGGNPNGTGTLIITNAGTINEGDNGKYGIYVKGNDNNTIDNQKTGVINGTITLAGGTTKITNAGTIQGNLIFQGSGTKVTLTNTGKGIINGVLNFGSGTTTNTEVTLTQNFAVSLKSRTNYNTNGALKITGTQGTLKLGGADTTAQPLAQGVTPNATQTGSAFELYLGEGFELGEYYDLSKFINKQNGSGVTIKDANNNDISTDLANYLKGNIYLPDDTYVLHFKGNLFKADFETTKSPLALSAFQMINAFTSQTTRTQNLLDSVFDSMTMGDYLKAQMTQTTERQKEGATNENSQSDEFILRHIQAENSWVVYATPYYANSSFNLEGFDPTSGYSAGLISGATKMFENGILAGVHVGFDYQSVGKTTNELQISNKALTFGVHTKIPFKQYDFSYTSLIPFIKAQMTGLLSLNDYAFETSRSDSVTAGGMSVGVWGGVDLPTGYGYVTPEMGLIQEVIALPDITLNDSNFKDQSIGKHTLAPFYLVAQAKYAKDFNVSDVVLLPMLKVGIRTALNTEIKSLVKGSSGFKNNGNYVINHLDTIMGTMETGLEVKFKENILINATYLGEFGSQISTHSVGFKVGYVF, from the coding sequence ATGTTACCACTACGCAATCACAATCAAACCTCGACAACACAAGTTTTGCAAAAGACAAGTCTTGCATTGGTCTTAGCATTGAGCACATCTTTGGGGGCTGAGTCACATACATTTGAAAATGGTATCACTGCAAGTAATTTTACAACACAAACAAGTGGTAAAACAGAAATCATCTTTGGGGAAAATGCGAGTTTTAGTGAATATCCTACAGGGGGGCAAATTTCTATCAACAACACTATAACAACCATTAAAAATTTGGATATATCCAATTTAGGTAAAAGTATTCCAAGTGGTACTGATTATCCATACCTATCATTTCAAAATAGCACACAAACAAACGCCACTATCCATAACTATGGTGGCACAGGAACACACGCAGGGAGAGATAGCTCTTGGGTATTACGGGTATATCAAAACAAAACCAATCTTACTGTTTATAACCATTCAAATGCAGTTTGGAAAGAAACTATTGGGGGCTCAGGTAATGAAACAACTGGAAATCTCACTGTATTTAATGGGAAAAATGCCACAATGGATTTCTCAAGTGGTTATGGTATTACAGGTGGCGAAAAAGCACAACTCGCTATTAATAATGAGGGTAAAATTATAGGTTCAACACAGACTGTAAATGGATATACGATTACCGTAAAAGGTAGCACCAACAATGCCCTCACTAACAAAGGCTCAATCAATGGAATTATCCTTGCGGGAGATGATAATAAAACGGATGACACTAGTGCCAAACTCACCATTACCAATAGTGGAAGCATTATCAGCAACAGAACAGATAAAGCAGGTGGAGCGATTGAAGTCACAGGCACAGCAACGATAATAAATGAAAAGGGAGGCGTGATCACAGGTGGAATCTTGGGTGCAAATTTTTTTCAAGGTGGTAATCCTAACGGCACAGGCACACTGATTATCACCAATGCAGGAACAATCAATGAAGGTGATAATGGCAAATATGGAATCTATGTTAAAGGTAACGATAACAACACAATCGACAATCAAAAAACAGGTGTTATCAATGGGACTATCACTCTCGCAGGTGGCACAACAAAAATCACAAACGCAGGAACGATTCAAGGCAATCTCATCTTTCAAGGTAGTGGCACAAAAGTAACACTCACAAACACAGGAAAAGGAATCATCAATGGTGTATTAAATTTTGGCAGTGGCACCACTACCAATACAGAAGTCACCTTGACCCAAAACTTCGCAGTGTCTTTGAAAAGTAGGACAAATTACAATACAAATGGTGCTTTGAAAATCACAGGCACTCAAGGCACATTGAAGCTAGGGGGGGCAGATACTACAGCCCAACCCCTAGCTCAAGGAGTGACCCCAAATGCCACCCAAACAGGATCAGCGTTTGAATTGTATCTGGGAGAGGGATTTGAGCTTGGGGAATATTATGACTTGTCGAAATTTATCAATAAACAAAATGGTAGTGGCGTAACGATAAAAGACGCCAACAACAATGACATTAGCACTGACCTTGCAAACTACCTCAAAGGCAATATATACTTGCCAGATGATACCTATGTCCTCCATTTCAAAGGCAATCTTTTCAAAGCGGATTTTGAGACGACCAAAAGCCCATTGGCTCTGAGTGCATTCCAAATGATCAATGCTTTCACCTCCCAAACCACACGCACACAAAATCTACTTGATTCTGTGTTTGACTCAATGACAATGGGGGACTATCTCAAAGCCCAAATGACCCAAACAACAGAGAGGCAAAAAGAAGGGGCTACCAATGAAAATAGCCAAAGCGATGAGTTCATCCTAAGACATATTCAAGCTGAAAATAGCTGGGTTGTTTATGCCACCCCCTACTATGCAAACTCAAGCTTCAATCTTGAGGGGTTTGATCCCACAAGTGGATATTCTGCAGGGCTTATCAGTGGTGCTACAAAAATGTTTGAGAATGGAATCTTGGCAGGTGTGCATGTTGGCTTTGATTACCAAAGCGTTGGCAAAACCACAAATGAATTGCAAATCTCAAACAAAGCTTTGACTTTTGGAGTGCATACCAAAATCCCTTTCAAGCAATATGATTTTTCATACACAAGCCTTATTCCTTTCATCAAAGCTCAAATGACAGGATTGCTCTCGTTGAATGATTATGCTTTTGAAACCTCTAGAAGTGATTCTGTGACTGCGGGTGGGATGAGTGTGGGCGTTTGGGGTGGAGTGGATTTGCCAACAGGATATGGGTATGTCACGCCTGAAATGGGATTGATCCAAGAAGTCATCGCTCTACCTGACATCACGCTCAATGACTCAAATTTCAAAGACCAAAGTATCGGCAAACACACACTTGCACCTTTTTATCTTGTAGCACAGGCAAAATATGCCAAAGATTTCAATGTCTCTGATGTGGTATTGCTCCCTATGCTCAAAGTGGGTATCCGCACAGCACTCAACACAGAAATCAAAAGCTTAGTCAAAGGCTCCTCTGGATTCAAAAATAATGGCAACTATGTCATCAATCATCTTGACACTATAATGGGGACAATGGAAACAGGGCTTGAAGTGAAGTTCAAAGAAAACATTCTCATCAATGCCACTTATCTTGGTGAGTTTGGCTCTCAAATCTCCACACACAGCGTAGGATTCAAAGTGGGATATGTGTTTTAA
- a CDS encoding transaldolase, producing MHIQLKNQNFSLWCDFIERDFLQTDFKTLIKEGKIYGATSNPSIFANALKTSQAYKAQIASLQHKSAKEIYETIALEDIKTAAQILRPLWDQDKNDGYISIEIDPLFCDDAQESIKEGKRLFATLNEPNVMIKVPATNAGYETMEELLKCDIPINATLVFAPLQAQKCLQAFKHARDGGSQAKSVISVFVSRLDRALDSQLPPALTHQLGIQNAKNIYQQIQDFGDCHTRTLFASTGVKGGGLKPSYYIDELLLPNSINTAPLETIQAYCSNPDTQIKTSSNTMDQFGSYDLQSLYERLLQEGLEAFKTSFKELLSSLKSQ from the coding sequence ATGCACATACAACTCAAAAACCAAAACTTCAGCCTATGGTGCGATTTCATCGAGCGGGATTTTTTGCAAACTGATTTCAAAACCCTCATCAAAGAGGGCAAAATCTATGGGGCGACAAGCAACCCAAGCATTTTCGCCAATGCACTCAAAACTTCTCAAGCTTACAAAGCACAAATCGCCTCACTCCAACACAAATCTGCAAAAGAAATCTATGAAACAATCGCACTAGAGGACATCAAGACCGCAGCACAAATCCTGCGTCCATTGTGGGATCAAGACAAAAACGACGGATACATCAGTATCGAGATCGATCCTCTTTTTTGCGATGACGCACAAGAGAGTATCAAAGAGGGCAAAAGACTTTTTGCAACTCTCAATGAACCCAATGTGATGATCAAAGTCCCAGCCACCAATGCAGGCTATGAAACGATGGAGGAGCTTTTGAAATGCGATATACCTATCAATGCAACCCTTGTTTTTGCTCCACTTCAAGCACAAAAATGTTTGCAAGCTTTCAAACACGCAAGAGATGGCGGCAGTCAAGCCAAAAGCGTCATCAGTGTGTTTGTTTCAAGGCTTGATCGTGCGTTGGATTCACAACTTCCTCCAGCACTCACCCACCAACTTGGAATCCAAAATGCCAAAAACATCTATCAGCAAATCCAAGATTTTGGGGATTGCCACACACGCACACTATTTGCAAGCACAGGCGTCAAAGGCGGAGGATTGAAACCAAGCTATTACATCGATGAGCTTTTGCTCCCAAACAGCATCAACACCGCCCCACTTGAGACGATCCAAGCCTATTGCAGCAACCCCGACACACAAATCAAAACAAGCTCCAACACTATGGACCAATTTGGCTCCTATGATTTACAATCCTTGTATGAGAGACTTTTGCAAGAGGGGCTAGAAGCATTCAAAACAAGTTTCAAGGAGCTTTTATCCTCGCTCAAATCGCAATAA